From one Lotus japonicus ecotype B-129 chromosome 3, LjGifu_v1.2 genomic stretch:
- the LOC130743968 gene encoding uncharacterized protein LOC130743968, with protein MAFPFPQGWARPKVKLYEGDTDPQEHVNFFVGAMQYAGASDPLYCRCFPMSLGKGPMNCIPKTAQTLALVKQKEKESLKAFLNRFNKEAGDITGLLPDTRLVLATAALAPGSFLTSLDGKPANTLEEFLARAEKFINMEDAATLRAASQTLAIKGPQKMMEHKDQPSTRESRRKGQDERKSKRKKYDSYTPLNSSLSRILREKASTDLRDRPPPLLTRGDKLDSKRFCEFHDSPGHNTDECLNLKDKVEELIRAGRLSRYVAVSTRALQRPRSPPPRRTSTPPRHRDRTPPKRRSVDRRDRTPPRRQSPERRGRSRERRRSPDRHGRDEVRRQHGSNLVSVGSIAGGWAAGGPTNNSRKRSTRVIMSAAGRPRPGSLQPPRQKVAITFTEDDYGEDTGEEDDPIVIEALIGNGKIRRTLIDTGSSADIMFYDAYKSLGLSVKDLLPYDHDLVGFTGDRVLPLGYFDTCLSMGDHRICRTIKARFLVVECPTVYNAILGRPSLNTFRAIISTHHLMLKYPWAGRAVPVRDNLEMAGSCYNSSYRLAREERKRKKSKAHDQQGNFHVQHTILMTDLDPRVDQSRDDQRLKPDGESHPIQVGPLPENTTNIARGLPRDLSKRMEKLLLSNGKLFAWLSADMPGIDPAFCSHRLSVDRKFKPVAEKKRQMSAEKQQVIQQQTTELLQAGIIREVKYTTWLSNVVLVKKANGKWRMCFDYTDLNKACPKDPFPLPSIDALVDNSSGYEYLSLMDAYCYNQIPMHRDDEEKTAFIIDRGTYCYTMLPFGLKNAVATYQRMMTRIFGDLMGKSVEVYIDDIIVKTPKGGDHAADLAVVFEQLKKHNMRLNPDKCTFGVRSGKFLGYMLTNRGIELNPDKCQAIMNMKSPRTVKEVQ; from the exons ATGGCGTTTCCTTTCCCTCAGGGGTGGGCACGGCCCAAAGTGAAGCTCTACGAGGGAGACACCGACCCGCAGGAACACGTGAACTTCTTCGTGGGCGCGATGCAGTATGCTGGGGCCAGCGACCCTTTATACTGCCGATGCTTCCCCATGAGCCTTGGAAAAGGACCCATGAACTG CATACCGAAGACCGCACAAACTTTGGCCTTGGTTAAGCAAAAAGAGAAGGAGTCTCTGAAGGCATTTCTCAATAGGTTCAACAAAGAGGCCGGTGATATCACCGGTCTTCTCCCCGACACTAGGTTGGTCCTGGCTACCGCAGCTCTTGCACCAGGATCGTTCCTGACCTCGCTAGACGGCAAGCCAGCCAACACCCTAGAGGAATTTCTAGCCCGAGCAGAGAAATTCATAAACATGGAGGATGCCGCGACCCTAAGAGCCGCGAGTCAGACACTCGCGATCAAAGGACCGCAGAAGATGATGGAACATAAGGACCAGCCTTCGACCCGGGAGTCCCGACGGAAGGGTCAGGACGAACGGAAGTCGAAGCGGAAGAAGTATGATAGTTATACcccactgaactcctccctctcACGTATCCTGAGGGAGAAAGCCTCCACCGACCTTAGAGACCGTCCCCCCCCACTCCTGACGAGAGGGGACAAGCTGGACTCCAAGAGATTTTGTGAGTTCCACGACAGCCCGGGCCACAACACTGACGAGTGCCTGAACCTCAAGGACAAGGTGGAGGAACTAATCAGAGCAGGAAGACTGTCCAGGTATGTAGCTGTGTCGACGAGGGCCCTCCAACGCCCGCGCTCGCCACCCCCAAGGCGGACATCTACCCCGCCAAGACACCGAGACCGGACTCCTCCTAAACGCCGATCGGTAGATCGTCGAGACAGGACTCCACCGCGTCGCCAGAGTCCCGAGCGTCGCGGACGAAGCCGAGAACGGAGAAGAAGCCCCGACCGCCACGGCCGGGATGAAGTCAGGAGACAGCATGGAAGCAATCTAGTCAGCGTCGGTTCAATAGCAGGAGGATGGGCCGCAGGCGGACCCACCAACAACAGCCGGAAAAGGAGTACCCGCGTCATCATGTCCGCGGCTGGAAGGCCCCGACCAGGGTCCCTCCAACCCCCGAGGCAGAAGGTGGCCATTACCTTCACGGAGGACGATTACGGCGAGGACACCGGCGAAGAAGATGACCCCATCGTCATTGAAGCCCTGATCGGCAACGGTAAGATCCGAAGGACACTCATCGATACAGGTAGTTCCGCTGACATTATGTTTTACGATGCTTACAAGAGCTTAGGGCTATCGGTGAAGGACCTGCTCCCCTACGACCATGATTTGGTCGGGTTCACAGGGGACAGAGTCCTACCCTTAGGATATTTTGATACTTGCCTTTCCATGGGAGATCACAGAATTTGCAGGACTATAAAAGCTCGCTTTCTGGTGGTGGAGTGTCCAACAGTGTACAACGCCATTCTTGGCAGGCCAAGCCTCAACACTTTTAGGGCGATCATATCCACCCACCACCTAATGCTTAAGTACCCCTGGGCAGGAAGGGCGGTACCAGTACGCGACAACCTAGAAATGGCAGGGAGCTGCTACAACTCTAGCTACAGACTGGCCAGGGaggaaaggaagagaaagaagtccAAAGCGCACGACCAGCAGGGCAACTTTCACGTTCAACACACCATTCTCATGACCGACCTCGACCCCCGCGTGGACCAGTCTAGAGACGATCAACGCCTCAAACCCGATGGGGAGTCCCACCCCATCCAGGTCGGTCCCCTTCCAGAGAACACCACCAACATAGCTCGGGGCCTACCCCGAGACCTCTCCAAACGGATGGAAAAGTTACTACTTTCCAATGGGAAGCTGTTTGCCTGGTTGTCAGCAGATATGCCTGGCATCGACCCCGCTTTCTGCAGCCATAGACTTTCCGTCGACCGGAAGTTCAAACCAGTCGCTGAGAAGAAAAGGCAAATGAGCGCCGAGAAGCAGCAGGTTATCCAGCAACAGACCACAGAGTTGCTTCAGGCCGGGATCATTCGGGAGGTCAAGTACACAACCTGGCTCTCCAATGTGGTCTTGGTCAAGAAGGCAAACGGGAAGTGGCGCATGTGCTTCGACTACACTGACCTCAACAAGGCTTGCCCCAAGGACCCGTTTCCCCTACCGAGCATTGATGCGCTGGTAGACAACTCCTCGGGGTACGAATACCTCTCTCTAATGGATGCttatt gctacaaccagaTTCCCATGCATAGGGACGATGAGGAGAAAACTGCTTTCATCATCGACCGGGGCACCTACTGTTACACTATGCTGCCTTTCGGCCTCAAGAACGCAGTGGCAACCTACCAAAGGATGATGACCCGAATCTTCGGGGACCTGATGGGAAAATCGGTCGAAGTCTACATCGATGATATCATAGTCAAGACCCCGAAGGGAGGAGACCACGCAGCTGACCTCGCAGTCGTTTTCGAGCAGTTAAAGAAGCAcaacatgcgcctcaacccCGACAAGTGTACTTTTGGCGTTCGAAGCGGGAAGTTTCTGGGATATATGCTCACCAACCGCGGCATTGAGTTGAACCCTGACAAATGTCAGGCGATCATGAATATGAAGAGCCCGCGCACGGTCAAAGAAGTCCAATAG